Proteins encoded together in one Chroicocephalus ridibundus chromosome 13, bChrRid1.1, whole genome shotgun sequence window:
- the HSPB8 gene encoding heat shock protein beta-8, which yields MADSQMPFSCHYPGRRSVRDPFREPGLTSRLLDDDFGMSPFPGDLTADWPDWARPRLTTTWPGPLRAGMARASAMAPGYGARFGGYPESRSPAPFPREPWKVCVNVHSFKPEELTVKTKDGYVEVSGKHEEQQVEGGIVSKNFTKKIQLPYEVDPITVFASLSPEGLLIIEAPQIPPYQQYGEGGCGSEIPIESQEATCA from the exons ATGGCCGACAGCCAGATGCCCTTCTCCTGCCATTACCCCGGCAGGCGCAGCGTCCGCGACCCTTTCCGGGAGCCCGGCTTGACCTCGCGCCTGCTGGACGATGATTTCGGCATGTCCCCCTTCCCCGGGGACCTGACGGCGGACTGGCCCGACTGGGCTCGGCCCCGGCTCACCACCACCTGGCCGGGTCCCCTGCGCGCTGGCATGGCCCGCGCCTCCGCCATGGCCCCCGGCTACGGCGCCCGCTTCGGCGGGTACCCCGAGAGCCGCAGCCCCGCGCCCTTTCCCCGCGAGCCCTGGAAGGTCTGCGTCAATGTGCACAGCTTCAAACCCGAGGAGCTGACGGTCAAAACCAAGGATGGCTACGTCGAGGTGTCAG GCAAACACGAGGagcagcaggtggaaggagggaTCGTCTCCAAGAACTTCACCAAGAAAATCCA gcTGCCCTACGAGGTGGACCCCATCACGGTCTTCGCCTCCTTGTCGCCGGAGGGGCTGCTGATCATCGAGGCGCCCCAGATCCCCCCCTACCAGCAGTACGGCGAGGGCGGCTGCGGCAGCGAGATCCCCATCGAGAGCCAGGAGGCCACCTGCGCCTGA